From Drosophila virilis strain 15010-1051.87 chromosome X, Dvir_AGI_RSII-ME, whole genome shotgun sequence, the proteins below share one genomic window:
- the Unc-76 gene encoding fasciculation and elongation protein zeta-2: MRDLGTKMAELKFEAPLAKFEETDEWGGCDFISNQNALNDTLNLNLSSNRNQKDGNAKQQQQDKLRLLEDAVRDAHISKNGGGGGGGGAGAGNISPNCNTHNLGELGLADMSGPAGGQDKRGADNVDNFTETFGGSLEDLVNTFDEKITKCFGNYEENVEELAPVQVRSQEEIMNECQMWWTITGNFGNILPIDWSKSYTRQMHMPTLNLGQSRTKQQQQQRNQLQQQQQQQQNQQQQQSNTLDAQTPVDEFNDLASEDEAVANDLDMHALILNGLNGDADDHPIKTVEEVIKEIDDIMDEAESPLDEPETCDSEVIEKAREVLGAPLYAEKLQYLSSTQLNELYMEMEMLIQELSETLINELALRDELEYEKELKNSFISLLLAVQNKRRQYHVEKKRGKFQGPEPKYLTTVIPYHLENGTPNNQSLQVLIKILKAINEDSPTVPTLLTDYILKVLCPT, translated from the exons ATGCGTGACCTCGGCACCAAAATGGCCGAGCTAAAATTTGAGGCTCCATTGGCAAAGTTCGAGGAGACGGACGAGTGGGGTGGCTGCGATTTTATTTCCAATCAGAATGCGCTCAACGATACGCTAAATCTGAACCTGAGCTCTAATCGGAATCAAAAGGATGGCAAcgccaagcaacagcagcaggacaaGCTGCGTCTGCTCGAGGATGCGGTGCGTGATGCGCACATCAGCAAAAATggcggaggaggaggaggtggaGGCGCCGGTGCCGGCAACATAAGCCCCAATTGCAATACGCACAATCTTGGCGAATTGGGCCTGGCCGATATGTCCGGTCCGGCCGGTGGCCAGGATAAGCGCGGCGCTGACAATGTGGACAACTTTACAGAGACTTTTGGCGGCAGTCTGGAGGATTTGGTGAATACGTTCGATGAGAAAATAACCAAATGCTTCGGCAACTACGAGGAGAACGTCGAGGAGCTGGCACCGGTTCAGGTCCGCAGCCAGGAGGAGATCATGAATGAATGCCA AATGTGGTGGACCATAACTGGGAACTTTGGCAACATTCTGCCCATCGATTGGTCCAAGTCGTATACACGCCAGATGCACATGCCGACCCTCAATCTGGGTCAAAGCCgaacaaagcagcagcagcagcagcgcaaccagctgcaacagcagcaacaacaacaacaaaaccaacaacaacaacagtccaACACGCTGGATGCACAAACGCCAGTGGATGAGTTCAACGACTTGGCCAGCGAGGATGAGGCGGTGGCCAACGACTTGGACATGCATGCCTTGATATTGAATGGCCTGAACGGGGATGCCGACGATCATCCCATCAAGACGGTGGAGGAGGTGATTAAGGAAATTGATGACATCATGGATGAGGCCGAGAGTCCGCTGGATGAGCCCGAGACCTGTGATTCGGAGGTCATTGAGAAGGCGCGCGAGGTGCTCGGCGCTCCGCTTTACGCAGAGA AATTACAATATCTGAGCAGCACACAGCTGAACGAGCTGTATATGGAAATGGAGATGCTCATCCAGGAGCTGAGCGAGACACTGATCAATGAGCTGGCGCTGCGCGATGAGCTCGAGTACGAGAAGGAGCTGAAGAACTCCTTCATATCCTTGCTGCTGGCAGTCCAAAATAAGCGTCGACAATACCATGTCGAGAAGAAGCGCGGCAAATTCCAAG GTCCGGAGCCCAAGTACTTGACCACTGTCATACCGTATCATCTGGAGAACGGCACACCCAACAATCAGTCGCTGCAGGTGTTGATCAAAA